Proteins encoded together in one Actinomycetota bacterium window:
- a CDS encoding adenylosuccinate synthase, translating to MPGIVVVGTQWGDEGKGKVIDLLSDDMHMVVRFQGGNNAGHTIVYDGETLKLHLIPSGILYPHIVPVIGNGVIVNPGVLVAEMDNLASLDVDAERLRISYNAHLILPSHEALDGLMEDRRGEGGLGTTRRGIGPTYADKAARVGLRMQEMLDERGFREKVRAAVEEKNRLISCVYGAPALDAEEVADAYEGYARRLRPCLADTSLLVKEALREEKNVLFEGAQGLMLDLDHGTYPFVTSSNTVAGAACAGAGVGPGDIDEVIGVTKAYVTRVGAGPFPTEQDNEIGSAMQEVGREFGTTTGRRRRCGWFDLVILRYAARLNSLTSMAVTKLDVLSGFDTLRVCVAYRYGDTVMEEFPQLSGVFAACEPVYEEMPGWKRDISEARTLDDLPAEARRYLDFISSRSGVPISLVSVGPSRQQTILLDGSGQPLSQSRFLFQDDLPL from the coding sequence ATGCCCGGGATCGTGGTGGTGGGAACCCAGTGGGGAGACGAGGGCAAGGGGAAGGTCATCGACCTCCTCTCCGACGACATGCACATGGTGGTGCGCTTCCAGGGCGGCAACAACGCCGGACACACCATCGTCTATGACGGAGAGACCCTCAAGCTGCACCTCATCCCCTCCGGCATCCTCTATCCCCATATCGTCCCGGTGATCGGAAACGGGGTCATCGTCAACCCCGGGGTGCTCGTCGCGGAGATGGACAACCTCGCCTCCCTGGACGTGGACGCTGAGCGCCTGCGCATCTCCTACAACGCCCACCTCATCCTCCCCAGCCACGAGGCGCTCGACGGCCTGATGGAGGACAGGCGGGGCGAGGGAGGTTTGGGCACCACGCGGCGGGGCATAGGCCCCACCTATGCCGACAAGGCGGCCCGCGTGGGTCTGCGCATGCAGGAGATGCTGGACGAGAGGGGTTTCCGGGAGAAGGTCCGGGCCGCGGTGGAGGAGAAGAACCGCCTCATCTCCTGCGTCTACGGAGCACCGGCCCTCGACGCGGAGGAGGTCGCCGACGCCTATGAAGGTTATGCCCGCCGCCTGAGGCCTTGCCTGGCGGATACCTCCCTGCTGGTCAAAGAAGCCCTGCGGGAGGAAAAGAACGTCCTCTTCGAGGGAGCGCAGGGGCTGATGCTCGACCTGGACCACGGCACCTACCCCTTCGTGACCTCCTCCAACACCGTCGCCGGAGCGGCCTGCGCGGGGGCGGGGGTGGGTCCTGGGGACATCGACGAGGTCATCGGGGTGACCAAGGCCTACGTCACCCGCGTGGGCGCCGGGCCGTTCCCCACCGAGCAGGACAACGAGATCGGCAGCGCCATGCAGGAGGTGGGACGCGAGTTCGGCACCACCACCGGGCGCCGCCGCCGCTGCGGGTGGTTCGACCTCGTGATCCTGCGCTATGCCGCGCGCCTGAACTCCCTCACCAGCATGGCCGTCACCAAGCTGGACGTGCTCTCGGGATTCGACACCTTGAGGGTCTGCGTGGCCTACCGTTACGGGGACACGGTCATGGAGGAGTTCCCCCAGCTCTCCGGGGTGTTCGCAGCATGCGAGCCGGTGTACGAGGAGATGCCGGGGTGGAAGAGGGATATATCGGAGGCGCGTACCCTGGACGACCTCCCGGCGGAGGCGCGGAGATACCTGGACTTCATCTCCTCGCGCTCCGGGGTACCCATCTCTCTGGTCTCCGTCGGTCCCTCCCGGCAACAGACCATCCTCCTGGACGGGAGCGGGCAACCACTCTCCCAGAGCCGCTTCCTCTTCCAGGACGACCTCCCGCTGTAG
- the purE gene encoding 5-(carboxyamino)imidazole ribonucleotide mutase yields MPKVALLMGSGSDAEKVKPAEEVLAGMGVEVVKAVISAHRQPEKLREFVREAPGEGVEVFIAAAGKAAHLPGVIASLTALPVIGIPISSPDLGGLDALLSIVQMPRGVPVAAVAIDGAANAALLACSILALKHEAVASALAEYRRRMAEA; encoded by the coding sequence GTGCCTAAGGTAGCCCTGCTCATGGGCTCCGGGTCGGACGCGGAGAAGGTAAAGCCGGCAGAGGAGGTCCTCGCCGGGATGGGGGTGGAGGTGGTGAAGGCGGTCATCTCCGCCCACCGCCAGCCCGAGAAGCTGAGGGAGTTCGTGCGCGAGGCGCCCGGGGAGGGCGTGGAGGTCTTCATCGCCGCCGCGGGGAAGGCGGCCCACCTGCCCGGCGTCATCGCCTCCCTGACCGCCCTCCCGGTGATCGGCATCCCCATCTCCTCGCCGGACCTGGGGGGGCTGGACGCGCTGCTCTCCATCGTCCAGATGCCGCGCGGGGTGCCCGTGGCCGCGGTGGCCATAGATGGGGCCGCCAACGCGGCCCTGCTGGCGTGCTCCATCCTGGCCCTGAAACACGAGGCGGTGGCCTCGGCCTTGGCGGAGTACCGCAGGCGCATGGCGGAGGCCTGA
- the purS gene encoding phosphoribosylformylglycinamidine synthase subunit PurS: MKVSVFVSPKQGVLDPAGQATLGSLRSLGFEEVSEVRIGKYITLRLEGVDAERAEARVQEMCERLLANPIIEDFRVEIER; the protein is encoded by the coding sequence TTGAAGGTATCTGTTTTCGTGTCGCCTAAGCAGGGAGTGCTTGACCCCGCCGGGCAGGCGACCCTGGGGTCGCTCAGGTCCCTGGGTTTCGAAGAGGTTTCCGAGGTGCGTATCGGCAAGTACATCACCCTGCGCCTGGAGGGGGTGGACGCGGAGCGCGCGGAGGCGCGGGTGCAGGAGATGTGCGAGAGGCTCCTCGCCAACCCCATCATCGAGGACTTCCGGGTGGAGATAGAGCGCTGA
- the purD gene encoding phosphoribosylamine--glycine ligase, whose translation MKVLVVGGGGREHALTWKIAQSPLVDRIWCAPGNAGMAALAECVAIKAEDVEGLAAFAAEKKIDLTVVGPEAPLVAGIVDAFQARGLAVFGPDREAAQMEGSKDFAKRLMLEAGVPTGKAEVFTDFESAKACIRKSSPPFVVKADGLAAGKGVVIARDDRAAYEALKACFVDRAFGAAGEKVLIEEFLEGQEVSILTFVDGEDILPMAPAQDYKRAGDGDTGPNTGGMGSYSPVPVLSEEDYRRAVEEILRPTARALAARGIRYRGILYAGLILTAEGPRVLEFNVRFGDPETQAVLPRLEGDLVEAMLAVVEGRLSGMGLNWKKEVCVTVVVASGGYPGEYAKGYPISGLEEAGALEGVTVFHAGTRLGEGGEVLTDGGRVLNVSALGTDFAAARAKAYEAVERIGFRDIYYRGDIALRAFGS comes from the coding sequence ATGAAGGTTCTGGTGGTGGGAGGAGGGGGGCGCGAGCACGCCCTCACCTGGAAGATCGCGCAGTCACCCCTGGTGGACCGCATCTGGTGCGCGCCGGGGAACGCGGGCATGGCCGCCCTCGCCGAGTGCGTGGCCATAAAGGCAGAGGACGTAGAGGGCCTGGCCGCCTTCGCGGCCGAGAAGAAGATAGACCTCACGGTGGTGGGGCCCGAGGCCCCCCTGGTGGCCGGCATCGTCGACGCCTTCCAGGCCCGGGGGCTGGCGGTCTTCGGTCCTGACCGCGAGGCGGCGCAGATGGAGGGGAGCAAGGATTTCGCCAAGCGGCTGATGCTGGAGGCCGGGGTGCCCACGGGGAAGGCGGAGGTCTTCACGGACTTCGAGAGCGCGAAGGCCTGTATCAGGAAAAGCAGCCCTCCCTTCGTGGTCAAGGCGGACGGGCTGGCCGCGGGCAAGGGGGTGGTCATCGCCCGAGACGACCGCGCCGCCTACGAGGCGCTCAAGGCATGTTTCGTGGACCGCGCCTTCGGGGCGGCGGGTGAGAAGGTGCTCATCGAGGAGTTCCTGGAGGGCCAGGAGGTCTCCATCCTCACCTTCGTGGACGGCGAGGACATCCTGCCCATGGCCCCCGCCCAGGACTACAAGCGCGCCGGCGACGGCGATACCGGGCCCAACACCGGCGGCATGGGCTCCTATTCCCCCGTGCCCGTGCTCTCGGAGGAGGACTACCGGCGCGCGGTAGAGGAGATACTCCGGCCCACCGCCCGCGCCCTGGCCGCGCGCGGCATCCGCTATCGGGGCATACTCTACGCCGGGCTCATCCTCACCGCCGAGGGCCCAAGGGTGCTGGAGTTCAACGTGCGCTTCGGCGACCCGGAGACCCAGGCGGTGCTTCCCCGGCTGGAGGGCGATCTCGTGGAGGCCATGTTGGCGGTGGTGGAGGGCCGCCTTTCCGGCATGGGCTTGAACTGGAAAAAAGAGGTATGCGTCACCGTGGTCGTCGCCTCCGGGGGCTACCCCGGGGAATACGCGAAGGGCTACCCCATAAGCGGCCTGGAGGAGGCCGGAGCCCTGGAGGGAGTCACCGTCTTCCACGCCGGCACGCGCCTGGGGGAGGGAGGCGAGGTACTCACCGACGGGGGGCGCGTGCTCAACGTCAGCGCCCTGGGAACGGATTTCGCCGCCGCGCGCGCGAAGGCCTACGAGGCGGTGGAGAGGATCGGCTTCCGGGATATCTATTACCGCGGGGACATCGCCCTGCGCGCCTTCGGGTCCTGA
- the rnk gene encoding nucleoside diphosphate kinase regulator, with product MKKRDIFITRFDLERLNKLMAEKRAEGGISAYLKDLEEELTRANIVESDEVPGDVITMNSRVRLKDVDTGEEMTLSLVFPQDADIDQGRISILAPVGTGMLGYRVGDALEWQVPAGLRRLEILEILYQPEAAGDFDL from the coding sequence ATGAAGAAGAGGGACATATTCATAACCCGGTTCGACCTCGAGCGCTTGAACAAGCTCATGGCGGAGAAGAGAGCGGAGGGCGGCATCAGCGCCTACCTCAAAGACCTCGAGGAGGAGCTTACCCGGGCCAATATAGTTGAGTCGGACGAGGTACCGGGCGACGTCATCACCATGAACTCCAGGGTGCGCCTGAAGGATGTGGATACGGGCGAGGAGATGACCCTGTCCCTGGTCTTCCCCCAGGACGCGGACATAGACCAGGGCAGGATATCCATACTGGCGCCGGTGGGCACGGGCATGCTGGGGTACAGGGTCGGAGACGCCCTGGAGTGGCAGGTCCCGGCCGGGTTGAGGAGGCTGGAGATACTGGAGATCCTCTACCAGCCCGAGGCGGCGGGGGATTTCGACCTCTGA
- a CDS encoding NAD(P)/FAD-dependent oxidoreductase: protein MAEEYDVIIVGAGPAGIFAALELVKRDGLRVLMLEKGPDIEKRDCPAREGSCRRCSTCAITSGWGGAGAYSDGKLSLSPAVGGWLEEYVGTRMLRDLIDRVDQLYLEFGAPRRVYGDDAEKVDGWRRKAVLSGLVLTPCPFRHLGTERCRELLVRMREFLAEKVEIRTGSPVESLLVEGGRAKGVRTGAGEVVHAPRVVVAPGREGADWLAGEMRRLGIAVQNNQVDIGIRVEVPAPVLEPLTLDLYEPKIHYFTRRFEDRVRVFCMNPYGQVCVERYGDVLTVNGHSYGERRTENSNFALLVSTTFTEPFREPIAYGKYIARLANLLGEGIIIQRLGDLLAGRRSTPHRIARSSVRPTLPDAVPGDLSFALPYRYVSDILEMLEALDSLCPGLNSRDTLLYGVEVKFYSSRPGLGADLQCEVPGLYAVGDGAGITRGLVQASASGIVAARSILASSGR, encoded by the coding sequence ATGGCCGAGGAATATGACGTCATCATCGTGGGGGCCGGCCCCGCCGGCATCTTCGCTGCCCTCGAGCTGGTGAAGAGGGACGGCCTGCGCGTGCTCATGCTCGAGAAGGGGCCGGACATAGAGAAGCGCGACTGCCCCGCTCGCGAGGGCAGTTGTCGGCGCTGCTCCACCTGCGCCATCACCAGCGGCTGGGGGGGCGCGGGCGCCTACAGTGACGGCAAGCTGTCCCTCTCGCCCGCCGTGGGAGGATGGCTGGAGGAGTACGTGGGCACCCGCATGCTGCGGGACCTCATCGACCGCGTGGATCAGCTCTACCTGGAGTTCGGCGCGCCGCGCCGGGTCTACGGCGACGACGCGGAGAAGGTGGACGGGTGGAGGAGGAAGGCGGTCCTCTCCGGTCTCGTCCTCACCCCATGTCCCTTCCGGCACCTGGGCACGGAGCGCTGCCGGGAACTGCTGGTGAGGATGAGGGAGTTCCTGGCGGAAAAGGTGGAGATCAGGACGGGGAGCCCGGTGGAATCCCTCCTCGTGGAGGGCGGCAGGGCGAAGGGGGTACGCACCGGGGCGGGCGAGGTTGTACACGCCCCCCGCGTGGTGGTGGCCCCCGGGCGCGAGGGCGCGGACTGGCTGGCGGGGGAGATGCGGCGGCTGGGGATCGCGGTGCAGAACAACCAGGTGGACATCGGGATCCGGGTGGAGGTACCCGCCCCGGTTCTGGAGCCCCTCACCCTCGACCTCTACGAGCCGAAGATCCATTATTTCACGCGCCGCTTCGAGGACCGCGTGCGGGTGTTCTGCATGAACCCCTACGGTCAGGTCTGCGTGGAGCGCTACGGGGACGTGCTCACCGTGAACGGGCACTCCTACGGCGAGCGCCGCACCGAGAACTCCAACTTCGCCCTCCTGGTCAGCACCACCTTCACCGAGCCCTTCCGGGAGCCCATCGCCTACGGCAAGTACATCGCCCGCCTCGCCAATCTGCTGGGGGAGGGCATCATCATCCAGAGGTTGGGCGACCTCCTGGCGGGGCGGAGGTCCACGCCGCACCGCATCGCGCGCTCCTCCGTGCGTCCCACCCTTCCCGACGCCGTCCCCGGGGACCTGAGCTTCGCGCTGCCCTACCGCTACGTGAGCGACATCCTGGAGATGCTGGAGGCCCTGGACAGCCTGTGCCCGGGGCTCAACTCCCGCGACACGCTGCTCTACGGGGTGGAGGTGAAGTTCTATTCCTCGCGACCCGGCCTGGGCGCCGACCTGCAGTGCGAGGTCCCCGGCCTCTATGCCGTAGGGGACGGGGCGGGGATCACCCGCGGCCTGGTGCAGGCCTCCGCCTCGGGGATAGTCGCCGCCCGTTCCATCCTCGCATCCTCGGGCCGCTGA
- a CDS encoding adenylosuccinate lyase, translating to MIPRYTLPEMAEVWSENNKLRKWLDIEILAVEARARRGEVPPEALEEIRSRAAFDPERVREIEEMVHHDVIAFLTNVAENVGESSRFIHYGMTSSDVLDTGLALQMREAMDLILSEARALAAALKERALDFRDLVVVGRTHGVHAEPMTLGMKFALWTFEAARDIGRLERAREAVSCGKISGAVGTYAHLDPWVEAYVCERLGLKPAEVSTQVLQRDRHAEYLAAIAIAGSSLEKFALEIRGLQRTEVLEVEEPFRRGQKGSSAMPHKRNPILCERICGLARVLRGNAMAAMENVALWHERDISHSSVERVIIPDSTTLLHYMLVKFRGVVEGLQVYPENMRRNLELNRGLIFSENVLLALVDRGLTREEAYALVQRNAMRAWDEGGDFRALLAADPEVASRLGGEELEACFDLERQLRNLGEVFARLEALDLRGP from the coding sequence ATGATCCCGCGCTACACCCTGCCGGAGATGGCCGAGGTATGGAGCGAGAACAACAAGCTCCGGAAGTGGCTGGACATCGAGATCCTGGCCGTGGAGGCCAGGGCGCGGCGGGGGGAGGTCCCCCCGGAGGCTTTGGAGGAGATAAGGTCGCGGGCCGCCTTCGATCCCGAGCGCGTGCGCGAGATCGAGGAGATGGTGCACCACGATGTCATCGCCTTCCTCACCAACGTGGCGGAGAACGTGGGGGAGAGCTCGCGCTTCATCCATTACGGCATGACCTCCTCCGACGTCCTGGACACCGGGCTCGCCCTGCAGATGCGCGAGGCCATGGACCTCATCCTGTCCGAGGCGCGTGCCCTCGCCGCCGCCCTCAAGGAGAGGGCGCTGGATTTCCGGGACCTCGTGGTGGTGGGGCGCACCCACGGGGTGCATGCGGAGCCTATGACCCTGGGGATGAAGTTCGCCCTCTGGACCTTTGAGGCAGCACGGGACATCGGGCGCCTGGAGAGGGCGCGCGAGGCGGTGAGCTGCGGCAAGATCTCCGGGGCGGTGGGGACCTACGCCCACCTCGACCCCTGGGTCGAGGCCTATGTCTGCGAGAGGCTGGGGCTGAAGCCGGCCGAGGTCTCCACCCAGGTCCTGCAGCGCGACCGCCACGCCGAGTATTTGGCGGCCATCGCCATCGCCGGCTCCAGCCTGGAGAAGTTCGCCCTGGAGATCAGGGGCCTTCAGAGGACCGAGGTACTGGAGGTCGAGGAGCCCTTCCGCAGGGGGCAGAAGGGGTCCAGTGCCATGCCCCATAAGCGCAACCCCATCCTCTGCGAACGCATCTGCGGTCTGGCGAGGGTGCTGCGGGGCAACGCCATGGCCGCCATGGAGAACGTAGCTCTGTGGCACGAGAGGGACATCTCGCATTCCTCGGTGGAGAGGGTGATCATCCCCGACTCCACCACCCTGCTCCACTACATGCTGGTGAAGTTCCGGGGCGTGGTGGAGGGCCTGCAGGTCTACCCCGAGAACATGCGGCGCAACCTCGAGCTCAACCGCGGCCTTATCTTTTCGGAGAACGTGCTGCTCGCCCTAGTGGACAGGGGGCTTACGCGCGAGGAAGCCTATGCCCTGGTGCAGCGCAACGCCATGCGCGCCTGGGACGAGGGCGGGGACTTCCGCGCCCTCCTGGCCGCCGACCCCGAGGTGGCGTCCCGCCTCGGCGGCGAGGAGCTCGAGGCGTGTTTCGACCTGGAAAGGCAACTGCGCAACCTGGGAGAGGTCTTCGCCCGCCTGGAGGCCCTGGACCTGCGGGGCCCCTGA